Proteins from a single region of Aureibacter tunicatorum:
- a CDS encoding WG repeat-containing protein, with translation MKSRSQIIIAFFIFLSLVSLDLRADNTKKAQKFLAKKEYSKALELLKEDVHKDKANVNANLILSQLFLTEDFQQYSPDSSFHYIVESIVYFDSISDEKALSRLNKIGVNENSLITQRKHVEKAAYDIALNLNTVSGYQHFINTYINSEQLKKAIALRNELAFKEAEEKNTFVAFYNFMRNYPEAVQVPKAQAKYDKLLYETKTKNGSLKSLKSFRSANPNSPYLRETETRIFKLQCASNDLDSTYDFLLEYGFDSPISREVASYMLAQYRTLEDTVSIFERFPKLPYKDSIENVMNLDRIGYVTPMFDQDISKYYFIKPNGKKLFDKEFDEIPQNYVCGDIKTSFLMGQNDDRGILLGRNGKEIYQGDFTEAKDLGYGLIGLINSESSFVVHECGWEICPSGKFDQVKLLNQSFILTQKSDDVGLYSATGIEILRANYDDIEYDNGFLIIDNGDRLAIVHEDEILSRIGEPLLLSFKYDDYEVVSNDYVIGIVDGDEVLLNKNDEQVISIGKQRIYGYSNYWIVNNDSGSEIYDKQGEKISHKSFEQILFNENWLSFQFNKKWALQLRDSLDLNTLDFKYDSVNLVSDEFVFAIENQNANVFFSDSKEVLTVEAQKLLLRVLTNNLTGDDRKDFLEVKDKTRIVRIFGEQGEEFLKGYFKNVIVSPSGYLIIEAKNKKGLKSPEGKSLLKTVYNGITESKKGFFDLFLNSKFGLYSMEKDMYIKPTYSRTLEVYNDTLLVGNLWNKSGFINYQNKRVSKFEFGEIQHWNDSIALVKKENTWQLYDIYEKKLFGEKFNEFEVLIENEKEKVLIIRQNGQEGVLSSIKGLVIEPTLDQIVNIGDDQQPLYMGDKYVYEAELHILVYYDKSGERIKRLSLSNKEFKRLFCNKE, from the coding sequence ATGAAATCAAGGAGTCAAATCATCATCGCTTTTTTTATTTTTCTTAGCTTAGTTTCTTTGGACTTAAGGGCTGACAATACCAAAAAAGCGCAAAAATTTTTGGCGAAGAAAGAGTATTCTAAGGCTTTGGAGCTATTGAAAGAAGATGTTCATAAAGACAAAGCTAATGTGAACGCCAATTTGATTTTGTCCCAGTTGTTTTTAACAGAGGATTTTCAACAGTATAGCCCTGATAGTTCTTTTCATTATATTGTAGAATCAATAGTTTACTTTGATTCCATAAGTGATGAAAAGGCCTTGTCAAGACTTAATAAGATTGGAGTTAATGAAAATTCACTGATCACACAAAGAAAGCATGTTGAAAAAGCCGCATATGATATCGCATTGAATTTAAATACGGTTTCAGGCTATCAGCATTTTATTAACACATATATTAATAGCGAGCAATTAAAGAAAGCGATAGCGTTGAGAAATGAGTTAGCTTTTAAGGAAGCTGAAGAAAAAAATACTTTTGTGGCATTTTATAATTTTATGCGCAATTATCCTGAGGCTGTTCAAGTGCCGAAAGCTCAAGCTAAATATGACAAGTTATTATATGAGACGAAAACAAAAAATGGAAGTCTTAAAAGCTTAAAGAGTTTTAGGTCAGCGAACCCAAATTCGCCATATCTTAGAGAAACTGAAACGCGAATTTTTAAACTACAATGCGCTTCTAATGATCTAGATTCTACCTATGATTTTTTACTAGAGTATGGATTTGATTCTCCAATTTCAAGAGAGGTAGCGTCATATATGTTGGCGCAGTATAGAACTTTAGAGGATACGGTTTCTATATTTGAGAGATTTCCCAAATTGCCTTATAAGGATTCTATTGAAAATGTAATGAATTTGGATAGGATAGGTTATGTTACCCCGATGTTTGATCAGGATATTTCAAAATATTATTTTATAAAGCCAAATGGGAAAAAGCTTTTTGATAAAGAATTTGATGAAATACCCCAAAATTATGTTTGTGGAGACATAAAGACTTCATTTCTAATGGGGCAGAATGATGATCGAGGCATATTATTAGGTAGGAATGGTAAAGAAATCTATCAAGGGGACTTTACTGAAGCAAAAGATCTTGGATATGGTCTTATTGGGCTTATAAACTCTGAGTCAAGCTTTGTTGTTCATGAATGTGGTTGGGAGATATGTCCTTCGGGTAAATTTGATCAAGTAAAACTCTTGAATCAATCTTTTATATTAACTCAAAAGTCTGACGATGTAGGCCTTTATTCTGCTACTGGCATTGAAATCCTTAGAGCTAACTATGATGACATAGAATACGATAATGGTTTTTTAATCATTGACAATGGTGATCGCTTGGCTATAGTTCATGAAGACGAAATTCTATCCAGAATTGGAGAACCGTTGTTGTTGAGTTTTAAATACGATGATTACGAAGTCGTGTCAAATGATTATGTGATTGGAATTGTTGATGGAGATGAGGTCTTGTTGAATAAAAATGACGAGCAAGTAATTTCTATTGGAAAGCAAAGAATTTATGGATATTCGAATTATTGGATTGTTAATAATGATTCTGGATCTGAAATTTATGATAAGCAAGGAGAAAAAATCAGCCATAAGAGTTTTGAACAAATATTGTTTAATGAAAATTGGCTTTCATTTCAGTTTAATAAGAAGTGGGCACTGCAATTAAGGGATTCATTGGACCTTAACACTCTGGATTTTAAATATGACAGTGTGAATTTAGTAAGCGATGAATTTGTATTTGCAATTGAAAATCAAAATGCGAATGTATTTTTCTCTGATAGCAAGGAGGTTTTAACTGTTGAAGCTCAAAAACTCCTTTTACGCGTTTTGACAAACAACCTTACTGGTGATGATCGAAAAGATTTTTTAGAAGTAAAAGACAAAACAAGAATTGTTAGAATATTTGGAGAGCAAGGGGAGGAGTTTTTAAAAGGATATTTTAAAAATGTTATCGTGTCACCTTCGGGATATTTGATAATAGAGGCTAAAAATAAAAAAGGCTTAAAATCTCCAGAGGGTAAAAGCCTGCTTAAGACTGTTTACAATGGAATTACGGAGTCGAAAAAAGGATTCTTTGATTTGTTTTTGAATAGCAAATTCGGTTTGTATAGCATGGAAAAGGACATGTATATCAAGCCTACGTATTCAAGGACATTGGAAGTTTATAATGACACGTTGCTAGTGGGGAATTTGTGGAATAAAAGCGGATTTATAAACTATCAAAATAAAAGAGTAAGCAAGTTTGAGTTTGGAGAAATTCAACATTGGAACGATAGTATAGCCTTGGTTAAGAAAGAAAATACATGGCAACTGTACGATATATATGAGAAGAAACTTTTCGGAGAGAAATTCAATGAATTCGAGGTGCTTATTGAAAATGAAAAAGAAAAGGTGCTTATAATAAGACAGAATGGGCAAGAAGGAGTGTTAAGTAGTATAAAAGGTTTGGTAATTGAGCCTACTTTGGATCAAATCGTAAATATCGGTGATGATCAACAACCTTTGTATATGGGAGATAAGTATGTGTACGAAGCTGAATTGCACATATTAGTATACTATGATAAAAGCGGAGAGCGAATAAAAAGGCTTTCGTTGTCCAACAAAGAATTCAAAAGACTGTTTTGCAATAAGGAATAA